AAAACATTCCTTTTTATGTAAAATCTTTTGTAGACCCTACAAAAGAAGGAACGAAAGTGGGTGTTTCTGAAAAAAACCAAAGCGAAGAATCTTATATTTTAAAAGATAATCAGACATTGCTTAAAATTTCTACAAGAGACTTCTCTTTCATCGCAGAAGACCACATGAGCTTAATTTTCAATAATTTATCTAAATACAAAATCAAAGTTTCTTTGATGCAGAATTCTGCAATTTCATTGGCATTGTGTCTTGAAGATAAATTTCTTAAAATTGAGGAACTGAATAATGAACTTCAGAAAATTTTCAAAACAGATGTTATAAAAAATGTATCTTTATTTACTGTAAGAAATGCAAAAATGGAGAACATTGATAAATTTTACCAAGAAAAAAGTGTATTATTGGAACAGATTTCTAAGAATACGCTTCAAATGGTAACACTATAAAAACTAACTCGGACTAAACACACATGAGCTTAATATCGAAAAATGATTTAATCAAAGCTTCCGGCTTGCATAAAATAGGGTTCCTAAAAAATCCTGTGGCATCTGCTGTTATGAGCATTGCAAAAATAAATGAAGTCAACAGACTTTATGATAAGCTGAAAGACAAAGAAGGTAAAGATTTTTTCGATTCTTTCGTGAGAGAGAGAAATTTGAGCTATGTAGCTTTTGAAGAAGACTTAGCAAAAATACCGAAAACGGGTCCTTTTATATTGGTTTCTAACCATCCTATGGGTGCAATTGACGGAATTTTAATGTGTAAAATTCTCTCAGAAGTCCGCCCGGATTTTAAAGTAATGGGAAATTTTCTTTTAGAAAAAATAAAACCCATGGAACCGTTTGTGATTGCTGTAAATCCTTTTGAAGGAAGAAAGGAAATCAGAAACAGTGCAACCGGAATGCGGGAAACACTGAAGCATCTTGAAAATGGAGGCTGTATAGGAATTTTTCCTGCAGGAGAAGTTTCAAATAAAAATAATCCCTATGGAGAAATTCTCGACAGAGAATGGGAAAAACCGGCTTTAAAGCTTATAAAAATGGCAAAAGTACCGGTTGTTCCTATGTATTTTCATGCTAAAAACAGTACTCTTTTTTATCAGGTAGCCAAGATTCACCCGAACTTGCAGACCATTATGCTGCCTGCGGAAATGATGAATGACCGTGAAAAACCAATCCGTATCAGAATAGGAAAACCTATCACGGTAAAGGTGATGGATGAGATGGAAAATATCGAGGAATTGGGAGAGTTTCTGAAACGTAAGGTTTATATGATGAAATCTTATTATGAAAAACGAAAATCTCTTGCGCAGGCTATTAATCTTAAGAATTTATATGTAAAATTCCCTTTATTAAGAGAAGAAAACATTGTACAGAATATCATTGATGAAACTCCGAAAGAAGATATTATAAAAGACATCAATAAACTGAGAGGTACCGACAAAATGCTTTTCAGCAATGGTAATTATGAAATATATTTCACCCCTTATGAGCAGATTCCTTCTGTAATGAGGGAAATCGGAAGACAGAGAGAGCTTACCTTCCGTGCAGTGGGTGAAGGAAGTAACCTTCCGTTTGATCTTGATGAGTACGACAAACATTATCATCACTTGTTTTTATGGGATAATGCCGCAGAAAAACTTGCAGGAGCCTATAGAATGGCTTTAGGAAGAGATGTGATGAAAAAATTTGGAATCAAAGGCTTTTACACGAGTTCTCTTTTTGAGTTTGAGCAGGACATTCATCCATTTTTCAAGAAAGTAATTGAAATGGGACGTGCTTATATCTGTGAAGAATATCAGCAAAAACCACTTCCTCTATTCCTTTTGTGGCGTGGAATTGTACATGTTTGCTTAAGAAATCCTGATCATAAATTCCTGATGGGAGGAGTAAGTATTTCTAATAAATTTTCAGAATTTTCTAAATCTTTGATGATTGAGTTTATGCGTTCAAACTATTATGACTCTGCTGTAGCTCAATACATTACCCCAAGAAATGATTTTAAAGTAAAACTCAGAGATCGTGATAAACATCTTTTTTTAGATGAAATGGAATCTGATTTAAATAAATTAGATAAAATAATTGACGATCTTGAACCTGAATTGAGAATGCCGGTTTTGATAAAAAAATACATCAAGCAAAATGCAAAAGTAATTGCCTTTAATGTTGACCCCAACTTTAATGATGCGATTGACGGATTAATGTATATCAGAATAAGTGATCTTCCTGAAAGCACGATTAAGCCTGTTTTAGAGGAAATGAGTGAACAAATAAGAAAAGAACAGGAAAATAATCAGACTGAAAATCAATAGGTTTTAATTTATTAGCAAAAAAGTTTAATTAATATTTGCTTCATATACCAAAACTTCCTACTTTTGCATCACTTTAAAACAACGAAGTAATTGGTTTCTTAGCTCAGTTGGTAGAGCAATGGATTGAAAATCCATGTGTCCCTGGTTCGATTCCTGGAGAAACCACTTAAACCGCCTTTCATTAGGCGGTTTTCTTTTCAAAACTGTTTAAAGTAAATTTGCAGATTATAATATTTATTATTACATTTGCACCACTTCAAAACGAAATATAAAACCAAATGGTTTCTTAGCTCAGTTGGTAGAGCAATGGATTGAAAATCCATGTGTCCCTGGTTCGATTCCTGGAGAAACCACTTAAACCGCCTTTTTTAGGGCGGTTTTTTTGTTTACTCTATTTTGGAAAGTTTCGTTATTCATATAAAATCAAAATTAAGTATCTTCGCTTCTTTAAATTTATAATTAGAATGAAAAATATTATCTCCGGATTATTTATTTTTATCAATATTTTTATTTTGGCTCAGGAAGAAGGAATTAAATTTGACCAGAGTAATTTCAAAGATCTTATTGCTAAAGCAAAAAAAGAGAAAAAGCTTGTTTTTATTGATGCTTATGCAGTTTGGTGTGGTCCGTGCAAAATGATGGACAAAAATGTTTTCACCCAAAAATCGGTAGGAGATTATTTCAATAAAAACTTTGTGAGCTCAAGAATCGACATGGAAAAAGGTGAAGGAAGAGAAATTGCCCAAAAATTTTCGGTGCGCTCCTATCCCACTTTTCTTTTTTTAAATGGTGACGGAGACTTGGTCTCTCAAAATTATGGCTATATGGAACCAAGCCTTTTTCTTTCTATGGCACAAGATGTAAATGCCGTAAATTCTAAAGAAGGTTCATCTAAAGAAAGATTTGCTAAAGGTGAAAAGAGCCCGGAATTTCTAATTAATATAATAAAACTTCATTCAAATTCAGATTATGAGTTTGCCAGAAAAGCTTCTGAAAGATATTTTGAAAATAAGCCCAAAAATGAAGAGTTCACAAAAGATGATGCAGGATTTTTATTCTATTTCCTTAAATCTTCTGAAGACCCGAATTACAAAACTTTTGTTGCAAGAAAAACTGAAATTCTAAAGTTTTTACCTGAAGAAAATTATAATGAATTTAACAACCAACTTGTATTAGGAAAAGTGGTTGAAGAATCTATTGACGAGAAAAGTAAAAAAATCAACGATGCCTATTTTCTGAAAACTGCAGAACCTTTGGTTGGAAAAGAAGCAGCTTTGACAAAACTTAACCAGACTAAACTGGCTTACTACGAGCAAAATTCCAATTTCCCTGAGTATGAAAAAGTGGCTTTAGATTATTATAAAAATTCCGATACATTTGAACCGAATGAGCTTTTAAAAGCAGCATGGATATTTTCAGATCATGTAAAGACACCCTCTTCTTTAAAAAAAGCTGCAGAATGGACTGAAAAATCGGTTATGCGTGGCGAAACATCGGAGAACACTTATATTTTAGCTAAAATTTACTTTAGTTTAGGAAGTAAAGATTTAGCTAAAAACTTTGCCGAGCAATCTAAAAATATTGCCAGTCAATCTGGTAAAGACGCAAGTTTAGCACAAGCATTATTAAATCAAATTAAATAAAATATACATTTTGAAGTATAAAATTTTTATGGCTGCATTAAGTTTATTTTCAGTAATAAATATTAATGCACAGGAAAATCAAACAGAAGAAATAAAATCTGAATCTGAGAAAAAAGTGTACCTAAAAGGAAATGCTTTATTTGTTCCTATCGGAATTATTAACTTAGGTTTAGAGCATCAAATAAATAAAAAAATAACAGTACAAGGAGATGTTTTTATTTCTCCCTGGAAGTCATTTTCTGGTCATGAGCTACAATATTATTCTGCATCGATAGAAGGAAGATACTATTTCAAAGAAGCATTTGACGGATGGTATTTAGGTGCAAACATTGGGGTATCCTCTTTTGTTTTACAGAAATGGAATTACTGGAATGATGATCCATACCCAAGTAAAAATGAAGAAAATGTAACTTTCACAAAATCAAACCTATATCAAAAGGGATATTCTTTTTTAGCAGGAATTACAACTGGTTATCAGTTTAGGTTATCTGATAATTGGAGGATGGATTTATATGGTACAATAGGAACTTCACAGGATTTTTACAAAGGATATGACAGAGTATCCGGAAAAAGATATGATGAAAAACCCGATGGCTACAACAGAAGCGGCGAAATAATTCCTTACAGAGGAGGAGTAATGATTTCTTACAGATTAAAATAAAATGAAACTACTAGGAAGAAACCATATCATTATATCGGTTATTACATTTGCGATATTATTCCTGATGAATTATCTGGGAAATCATGAAGCTGATAAGCTTGAACGTGCTTTGATGACAGCGTTTGCAGGCGTTATCGGTTTATCCATCGGACTTTTTATTCTGAATAAAGGAAAGGATGATAAAAATCCGCCACAGAATTTTGATTGAAAAATAATGAATGGTCAAAGGTCAATCCGCTACTCTTGTGAATTTTAAAATGTATTTAAGATTGATTAGCTAAGCTAAATTCACAATTATAAATAAAGAATACAAAAAAAGTCAACTGTAAAATTTACAGTTGACTTTTTTAATCTTGATAAACAATATATTTCTTTCTTATTTTTTCAAATTTCTCTAAATCTGATTTCCAGAAAGATTTAATTTCTCTTTCAGATTTGCCCGAAACAATTTGTTTCCTCAGCTCATCGCTTCCTGCTAAAGTATCAAAGAAAAGATTTTTAAGGAAGAAATCCTGTTGAGGATTTTTATAATTTTTATACGCTTTAATTAACCATTCTAGATTAATTTCTCGCAAGTCTTTAGAATATTCAGAAAGGTTTTCACCATAACACAATTTACCATTCAGGAAAGGATCTTTTGCTCCGAAATTGGGTTTTGGCGTAAATTGGTAAGGCAAATCTTTTGTCCATGGTGAACCATACACCTGAAACGGAAGATCAGTTCCTCGTCCTACAGAAACCTGTGTTCCTTCAAAAAAACATAAGCTTGGGTATAGGTTGATCGATTGATCATTCGGAAGATTGGGCGAAGGTTTATCTAAAATTGCATAACGCTTTTTCTTATGGTAATTCTTCATTTCTACCAAAGTATATTTTGCCTGAACCCCGTTTTTTAGCCATTTTTCACCGTTTACCATTTTTCCGTATTCACCGATGGTTAAACCGTACACAACAGGAACTTCGTGCATCCCGACAAAGCTTTCCCATTTTTTCTTTAAAACTGGTCCGTCAATATATCCATCATGCGGATTTGGTCGATCCAGAACCATGATTTCCACATTATTTTCGGCTGCGGCTTCCATCAAATACGTCAAAGTTGAGATGTACGTATAAAATCTCACCCCGACATCCTGAATGTCGAAAACAACAATATCAATTCCTTTTAATTGTTCCGGTTTTGGTTTTTTATTATTTCCGTAAAGAGATACAATAGGAATTCCGGTCTTTACATCTAATCCGTTTTTTACTTTTTCTCCTGCATCAGCATCGCCTCTGAAACCATGTTCGGGGGCAAAAATAGATTTGACATTGATTTTATTTTCAACTAAAAAATCTACGATACTTAAAGTATCTATCTTCATTGCTTTTGCACAACCTGTCGAAGGATCTTTTGCTGCATTATAATATTTCACTCTTGTTACAAGCCCAGTCTGGTTGGTTACTACCGCAACTTTTTTATTTTTTAGAAGTCCAAGATATTTTTCCGGTTGGTCTGCACCGGTTTTAAAATCCTCTTTATTTGATGTCTGAGAATAATATTGACTGAATACTCCTAAAAAAATTAGGCAAATAAGAACTAATGTTTTAATTTTGAAATTTAAATTCATAAGCTTGAAATTTCCATTATATTTCTCCCGAAAAATAGCGTTTTCCAAAGATAACAAAAATAACCTTTCTCGGGTTATCATCTTCATCGGCAGACTGTCTGTAGCTTTGGGAATCATCGTTTCGCTCATCACTGTTTCTACAGGATTGGGTTCAAAAAAAGCGATTAAAGAGAGACTGGGAGATTTCAGCGGGCATATTACGGTACGATCTACCAAATCAAATTCGTCTTACAATACTTCAGTTTTAGATAACCAAGGATTAGATATTAAAAGTATTAAGGCATTTCCCGATGTTGCAACAGTTCAGGGATATGTAATGGTAACCGGAATTATGCGTAATGAACATAGTTTTGCAGGAATTATTTTCAAAGGTGTCGGTAAAGATTTTGACAGTTTACGATTTAAAAAATTCCTGACTGCCGGAAAAACTCCTTTTCTGAATGGCGAAGGTTATAATAACGGCGTTGTTATTTCAGAAAAAATTGCCAATGATCTTCATCTGAAAGTGAATGACAGCATCGTTACTGTTTTTTCAAAAGCCGACCAGAAGCCTATTTACAGAAACTTTGAAGTCGTGGGAATCTACAAAACCGACATCAAAATGATTGACGATCAGTTTGTAGTGGGTGATATCAATCACGTAAGAAGAATTCTTGATATGAAGCCTGATGAAATCGGAGGATTGGATGTGTTTTTTAAAAACATCAATAATATCGATAAAGATTTTCCACAGGTTGAAAAATTTATCGGATATAAAAATTACGCAGAAAAAGCTACCGATAAATATCCACAAATCAATGATTGGATAGGGCTTTTCGACACCAATATCGGGATTATTATTTCAATTATGCTTTTGGTAGTAATCATCAATATCATTATGGTTTTGCTGATTTTGATTATCGAAAGAACCAACTCGATTGGTTTGCTAAAAACTTTAGGTGCAACCAACGGACAGATTCGTGCGACTTTCATCAATTACACCCTAATTATCATGGTTCCCGGACTTTTATGTGGAAACCTGATTGGTCTTGGACTTTTAATTACCCAAAAATACACTGGAATTATTAAATTAAATCCTGCCAATTACTACGTAAGTGTAGTTCCTGTAGACCTTAATCCGTGGATCATTATTTCTATTTCTGTAGGGATTTTAATTATTTCCGGAATGGCTTTGGTGATTCCAAGTTATCTGATCAGTAAAATTTCTCCTGTAAAAGCAATCAAGTATAATTAGTGAATTGTCAATTTAGCTTCGCTAGTGAATTATTAATTATAAATCTTGCTTTGCATAAAGTTTTTCATTTCTTAGAAATCTAAGCAAGTATTTTGTAATTCGACTGTTGAGATTCTTGCAGAATGACAAAGTGAGTGAATATTTTATTGTTAAATACTTTTGAGATTGCTTCGTCACTACGCTTCTCGCAATGACCAATAATTCTGATGGCTACAAATATCTTAGCCTCGATTGCAGTGGAAATCCTTTTTTGAAAAAAAAGATTGCAACGGAAAGTGGGAGACAGCTCCTAATTAAGTTCGTGTGTCAGAGCGCTGGAGAGTTTCGTCGAAATATTATTAATTCTTCATTTTTAATTATTAATTATCTGAAAACTGTATCTTTGCCACGCAGAAAAAACATTTATGAAATCGCTGTGTAGGCTCTCAAATCACAGAAGCTCACGAAAATAAGCGATAACATATGATCTTTAAAAAGACAATAAAAGCTACATATGAAATACGCAGAAAATATACTCGAAACCATTGGAAATACCCCTCTTGTAAAGCTTAATAAAGTTTTGGGTGAAGATTTCCCTGCATTGGTTTTGGCAAAAGTAGAAACTTTCAACCCCGGAAATTCGGTAAAAGACAGAATGGCTCTGAAAATGATCGAAGACGCCGAAAAAGACGGAAGACTAAAACCAGGAGGGACCATTATTGAAGGGACTTCAGGAAACACAGGAATGGGATTGGCTTTGGCAGCCATCATCAAAGGGTACAAATGTATTTTTGTGACCAACGCAAAACAGTCAAAAGAAAAATGTGATATTCTTCGTGCTGTTGGAGCTGAAGTGATCGTTTGTCCCACAGACGTAAAACCTACAGATCCGCGTTCTTATTATTCAGTTTCAAAGAGATTGGCAAAAGAAACTGAAAACGGATGGTACGTTAACCAATATGATAATTTATCAAACAGAGCTGCTCACTACGAGTCTACCGCTCCTGAAATCTGGGAACAAACGGAAGGAAAACTGACTCATTTTGTAGTTGGAGCCGGAACGGGCGGCACCATTACAGGTTGTGGAACTTTCTTTAAGGAGAAAAATTCTGACATCAAAGTAATCGGTATTGATACATATGGTTCTATCTTAAAAGAGATTCACGAAACGGGAGAAATCAATCTAGGAAACGCTTACAGCTACATTACAGAAGGTATTGGTGAAGATATTCTTCCTGAAAACTACGATATGTCTGTAATCGATCATTTCGAAAAAGTGACCGATAAAGACGGTGCTATTTACGCAAGAAAACTGGCTAAAGAAGAAGGTATTTTCTGTGGATATTCTGCAGGAAGTGCAATGGCAGCTTTGGTTCAGATGAAAGATCAGTTTACAAAAGATGATATCGTTGTGGTACTTCTTCACGATCACGGTTCAAGATACGTTGGGAAGATTTACAACGACGAATGGATGAAGGAAATGGGTTGGTTAGACTAATCGACTTTTCATTATAAAACAAAACTCAGAGTGTTTGCTCTGAGTTTTTTATTTATTTAAATGTTTAGCATCCTATGTTTTGCCACGAATGCACAAATTTTATTTCTGAACAAGATTCTGATGATTTACTTAAAAGCATTAAATTTATTGAGGAAGCAAATAATTTTTCTAAGTTCTACTTCAAAACATTAGTCTGCACTGCTTGTTTCAGCAATTCAAAATCTGCTTCCTGCATTGATTTTTTGGGAAACATATAATTGAATTTTCCTTCTAAACCTATAAATTTATCGCTAATTTCGGCAGCCGTAAATTCTGTCCAAAGGCTGGTTTCTTTATTGTCGTTAAGGTTTACTTTAAAAACTTTAGCATTAAACTGAATTTGATAAATTTCTGTGTTTTCAAGAGTTTTAAGGTATTTTACCACTTTTTTTTTCCATTTTGAAACCTTATTGATCGCTAGAGATAAATAGACCGCACAAAGCAGGAAAAGAAAACTCACAAAGTATAAAATCCCGAATTTTTCTTTACTTAAATCATCTTTAAAGTAAAATAAAACCAACAAAATAACGGCAACTACGATTGTGGTGATCAGTTTACCTTTTACGGTAGGTGAGAAAAAAAGACTTCCCTGATCTCCATGAAGGTAAATCTCTTCGAAATCTTTTTTGTTGATCTGTAAATTAATGATTTTATCGTCATTGAGTCTTGCCATAGAATGAGTTTTTATAGTTTACAAAACTAAATTAAATATCTTCATATTTCTCATTTATCGCCGAAAGTTTTTGCATTAATTCACGGTTTATCTGATTTAAATTTTTCATTTTCTGCAGCATACTGTTGATAACTTCCAAACCGGGAAGATTAATTTCTAAGTCATAATGCCAATTGGCAAATCTCTCAAATGTAGGAAGATCTTCGTACATCAGATACCGAATTTCATTATCTGTTTCTATATTCAACAAGCCGGAATCTACCAATTCATCAAAAAAAGTAATTTCAATATTATAAATCTGTACGAGCTCTTCGCGTGATATTCTTTCACTCATAGCTTAGGAATTTTTAAGTTGTTCAAAAAGTTCTTTCTGCTTGTCTGTAAGATCGGTCGGTAATTTTACATCATAGGTTGCAAACAGATCACCGAACTGTCCTTCTTTTTTATAGACCGGAAAGCCTTTTCCTTTTAGTCTTACCATTGTTCCGTTTTGAGTTCCGGATTTTACTTTAAGATTAACACTTCCGTCCAAAGTGTTTACAGTAACTTCACCACCTAAAACAGCGGTGTAAAGATCAATCGTCACTTTAGTTTTCAAATCATCTCCTACTCTTTCAAAATTAGGATCCGGATTAATATTAAAAGTAATGTACAAATCTCCACTTGGTCCGCCATTAACACCCGGATTTCCGTGACCTTTTAATTTTATTTGCTGTCCGTCATACACTCCTGCAGGAATCGTAATTCTTACTTTTTTACCATTAATATCAAAAGTTTGCTGATGAGTTGTTGCGGCATCTTTTAGGTTTAAATTTAATTCAGCCTGAACATCCTGACCTTTAAACTTTCCGGAAGCACTTCCACGCGAACTTCTTCCGAAATCTCCTCCTGCTCCGCCAAACATACTTTGGAAAAAATCTGAAAAATCTTCACCTTCCCCAAAATCAGCACCAGAAAATCCGCCGCCGTAATTTCCGCCTTGATATTGCTGTCTTTGCTGTTGCTGTGCTTTTTCGTATTCTTCACCATGCTTCCAGTTTTCACCGTATTTATCGTATTTGGCACGATTCTCAGGATTACTGAGTACTTCATTAGCTTCATTCAGCTCTTTAAACTGTTTTTCTGCTTCTTTGTCGTTCGGATTAAGGTCTGGATGCAGTTTTCTTGCCTGCTTTCGGTACGCTTTTTTAATATCGTCCTGCGTTGCGCTTTTGTCTACGCCTAAAATTTTATAATAATCTATATAAGCCATAGAAACGAATG
Above is a genomic segment from Chryseobacterium mulctrae containing:
- a CDS encoding lysophospholipid acyltransferase family protein; protein product: MSLISKNDLIKASGLHKIGFLKNPVASAVMSIAKINEVNRLYDKLKDKEGKDFFDSFVRERNLSYVAFEEDLAKIPKTGPFILVSNHPMGAIDGILMCKILSEVRPDFKVMGNFLLEKIKPMEPFVIAVNPFEGRKEIRNSATGMRETLKHLENGGCIGIFPAGEVSNKNNPYGEILDREWEKPALKLIKMAKVPVVPMYFHAKNSTLFYQVAKIHPNLQTIMLPAEMMNDREKPIRIRIGKPITVKVMDEMENIEELGEFLKRKVYMMKSYYEKRKSLAQAINLKNLYVKFPLLREENIVQNIIDETPKEDIIKDINKLRGTDKMLFSNGNYEIYFTPYEQIPSVMREIGRQRELTFRAVGEGSNLPFDLDEYDKHYHHLFLWDNAAEKLAGAYRMALGRDVMKKFGIKGFYTSSLFEFEQDIHPFFKKVIEMGRAYICEEYQQKPLPLFLLWRGIVHVCLRNPDHKFLMGGVSISNKFSEFSKSLMIEFMRSNYYDSAVAQYITPRNDFKVKLRDRDKHLFLDEMESDLNKLDKIIDDLEPELRMPVLIKKYIKQNAKVIAFNVDPNFNDAIDGLMYIRISDLPESTIKPVLEEMSEQIRKEQENNQTENQ
- a CDS encoding thioredoxin family protein — protein: MKNIISGLFIFINIFILAQEEGIKFDQSNFKDLIAKAKKEKKLVFIDAYAVWCGPCKMMDKNVFTQKSVGDYFNKNFVSSRIDMEKGEGREIAQKFSVRSYPTFLFLNGDGDLVSQNYGYMEPSLFLSMAQDVNAVNSKEGSSKERFAKGEKSPEFLINIIKLHSNSDYEFARKASERYFENKPKNEEFTKDDAGFLFYFLKSSEDPNYKTFVARKTEILKFLPEENYNEFNNQLVLGKVVEESIDEKSKKINDAYFLKTAEPLVGKEAALTKLNQTKLAYYEQNSNFPEYEKVALDYYKNSDTFEPNELLKAAWIFSDHVKTPSSLKKAAEWTEKSVMRGETSENTYILAKIYFSLGSKDLAKNFAEQSKNIASQSGKDASLAQALLNQIK
- a CDS encoding DUF3575 domain-containing protein, which produces MKYKIFMAALSLFSVININAQENQTEEIKSESEKKVYLKGNALFVPIGIINLGLEHQINKKITVQGDVFISPWKSFSGHELQYYSASIEGRYYFKEAFDGWYLGANIGVSSFVLQKWNYWNDDPYPSKNEENVTFTKSNLYQKGYSFLAGITTGYQFRLSDNWRMDLYGTIGTSQDFYKGYDRVSGKRYDEKPDGYNRSGEIIPYRGGVMISYRLK
- a CDS encoding exo-beta-N-acetylmuramidase NamZ family protein; amino-acid sequence: MNLNFKIKTLVLICLIFLGVFSQYYSQTSNKEDFKTGADQPEKYLGLLKNKKVAVVTNQTGLVTRVKYYNAAKDPSTGCAKAMKIDTLSIVDFLVENKINVKSIFAPEHGFRGDADAGEKVKNGLDVKTGIPIVSLYGNNKKPKPEQLKGIDIVVFDIQDVGVRFYTYISTLTYLMEAAAENNVEIMVLDRPNPHDGYIDGPVLKKKWESFVGMHEVPVVYGLTIGEYGKMVNGEKWLKNGVQAKYTLVEMKNYHKKKRYAILDKPSPNLPNDQSINLYPSLCFFEGTQVSVGRGTDLPFQVYGSPWTKDLPYQFTPKPNFGAKDPFLNGKLCYGENLSEYSKDLREINLEWLIKAYKNYKNPQQDFFLKNLFFDTLAGSDELRKQIVSGKSEREIKSFWKSDLEKFEKIRKKYIVYQD
- a CDS encoding ABC transporter permease, with protein sequence MKFPLYFSRKIAFSKDNKNNLSRVIIFIGRLSVALGIIVSLITVSTGLGSKKAIKERLGDFSGHITVRSTKSNSSYNTSVLDNQGLDIKSIKAFPDVATVQGYVMVTGIMRNEHSFAGIIFKGVGKDFDSLRFKKFLTAGKTPFLNGEGYNNGVVISEKIANDLHLKVNDSIVTVFSKADQKPIYRNFEVVGIYKTDIKMIDDQFVVGDINHVRRILDMKPDEIGGLDVFFKNINNIDKDFPQVEKFIGYKNYAEKATDKYPQINDWIGLFDTNIGIIISIMLLVVIINIIMVLLILIIERTNSIGLLKTLGATNGQIRATFINYTLIIMVPGLLCGNLIGLGLLITQKYTGIIKLNPANYYVSVVPVDLNPWIIISISVGILIISGMALVIPSYLISKISPVKAIKYN
- a CDS encoding PLP-dependent cysteine synthase family protein, which translates into the protein MKYAENILETIGNTPLVKLNKVLGEDFPALVLAKVETFNPGNSVKDRMALKMIEDAEKDGRLKPGGTIIEGTSGNTGMGLALAAIIKGYKCIFVTNAKQSKEKCDILRAVGAEVIVCPTDVKPTDPRSYYSVSKRLAKETENGWYVNQYDNLSNRAAHYESTAPEIWEQTEGKLTHFVVGAGTGGTITGCGTFFKEKNSDIKVIGIDTYGSILKEIHETGEINLGNAYSYITEGIGEDILPENYDMSVIDHFEKVTDKDGAIYARKLAKEEGIFCGYSAGSAMAALVQMKDQFTKDDIVVVLLHDHGSRYVGKIYNDEWMKEMGWLD
- a CDS encoding chaperone modulator CbpM; the protein is MSERISREELVQIYNIEITFFDELVDSGLLNIETDNEIRYLMYEDLPTFERFANWHYDLEINLPGLEVINSMLQKMKNLNQINRELMQKLSAINEKYEDI
- a CDS encoding DnaJ C-terminal domain-containing protein, coding for MAYIDYYKILGVDKSATQDDIKKAYRKQARKLHPDLNPNDKEAEKQFKELNEANEVLSNPENRAKYDKYGENWKHGEEYEKAQQQQRQQYQGGNYGGGFSGADFGEGEDFSDFFQSMFGGAGGDFGRSSRGSASGKFKGQDVQAELNLNLKDAATTHQQTFDINGKKVRITIPAGVYDGQQIKLKGHGNPGVNGGPSGDLYITFNINPDPNFERVGDDLKTKVTIDLYTAVLGGEVTVNTLDGSVNLKVKSGTQNGTMVRLKGKGFPVYKKEGQFGDLFATYDVKLPTDLTDKQKELFEQLKNS